The following are encoded in a window of Penaeus vannamei isolate JL-2024 chromosome 17, ASM4276789v1, whole genome shotgun sequence genomic DNA:
- the LOC138864606 gene encoding uncharacterized protein DKFZp434B061-like has protein sequence MTIPPRDAGSRRHHETPPRVRHHETPVRDAATRRRHETPVRDVATRRRHETPVRDAATRRHHESATTRRRFETPPRDAATRRRFETSPRDAATRRRFETPPRDATTRRYHESAATRRRHETPPRDATTRRHHEMPPRDAATRHHHETPPRDAATRRRHETPVRDVATRRRHETPVRDAATRRHHETLPRVRRHETPPRDATTRRHHETPPRNAPTRRRHATPPRDATTRRPHETPPRDAATRRRHETPVRDVATRRRHETPVRDAATRRHHEMPPRDAATRHHHETPPRDAATRRRHESPVRDVATRRHHEMPPRDAATRHHHETPPRDAATRRRFETSPRDATTRRPHETPPRDAGSRRRHETPPRDATTSPPPRDAATRRHHETPPRDATTKCPHETPPRDTTTRRHHETPPRDAATRRHHETLPRVRRHETPPRDATTKCPHETPPRDTTTRRHHETPPRDAATRRRHETPPRDAGSRRRHETPPRDAGSRRRHETPPRDATTSPPPRDAATRRHHETPPRDATTKCPHETPPRDTTTRRHHETPPRDAATRRRHETPPRDAGSRRRHETPPRDAGSRRRHETPPRDATTSPPPRDAATRRHHETPPRDATTKCPHETPPRDTTTRRHHETPPRDAATRRRHETPPRDAATSPPPRDAATSPPPLPRGQNGCPALCRGLVLTRSHCCRILRAAWAYTEGRLRSREGGGSQLGHCARSAIITIPSQEPETKMEGQAGSWDLRMRKWKGQIGSPGESPLRETQKKEKKKENGQERWEKTQGDFLGLGLLGDPLYHLIKDTWASSFD, from the exons atgaCAATACCACCACGAGACGCCGGTTCGAGACGCCACCACGAGACGCCACCACGAGTCCGCCACCACGAGACGCCGGTTCGAGACGCCGCCACGAGACGCCGCCACGAGACGCCGGTTCGAGACGTCGCCACGAGACGCCGCCACGAGACGCCGGTTCGAGACGCCGCCACGAGACGCCACCACGAGTCCGCCACCACGAGACGCCGGTTCGAGACGCCACCACGAGACGCCGCCACGAGACGCCGGTTCGAGACGTCGCCACGAGACGCCGCCACGAGACGCCGGTTCGAGACGCCGCCACGAGACGCCACCACGAGACGCTACCACGAGTCCGCCGCCACGAGACGCCGCCACGAGACGCCACCACGAGACGCCACCACGAGACGCCACCACGAAATGCCCCCACGAGACGCCGCCACGCGACACCACCACGAGACGCCACCACGAGACGCCGCCACGAGACGCCGCCACGAGACGCCGGTTCGAGACGTCGCCACGAGACGCCGCCACGAGACGCCGGTTCGAGACGCCGCCACGAGACGCCACCACGAGACGCTACCACGAGTCCGCCGCCACGAGACGCCGCCACGAGACGCCACCACGAGACGCCACCACGAGACGCCACCACGAAATGCCCCCACGAGACGCCGCCACGCGACACCACCACGAGACGCCACCACGAGACGCCCCCACGAGACGCCGCCACGAGACGCCGCCACGAGACGCCGCCACGAGACGCCGGTTCGAGACGTCGCCACGAGACGCCGCCACGAGACGCCGGTTCGAGACGCCGCCACGAGACGCCACCACGAAATGCCCCCACGAGACGCCGCCACGCGACACCACCACGAGACGCCACCACGAGACGCCGCCACGAGACGCCGCCACGAATCGCCGGTTCGAGACGTCGCCACGAGACGCCACCACGAAATGCCCCCACGAGACGCCGCCACGCGACACCACCACGAGACGCCACCACGAGACGCCGCCACGAGACGCCGGTTCGAGACGTCGCCACGAGACGCCACCACGAGACGCCCCCACGAGACGCCCCCACGAGACGCCGGTTCGAGACGCCGCCACGAGACGCCACCACGAGACGCTACCACGAGTCCGCCGCCACGAGACGCCGCCACGAGACGCCACCACGAGACGCCACCACGAGACGCCACCACGAAATGCCCCCACGAGACGCCGCCACGCGACACCACCACGAGACGCCACCACGAGACGCCGCCACGAGACGCCGCCACGAGACGCCACCACGAGACGCTACCACGAGTCCGCCGCCACGAGACGCCACCACGAGACGCCACCACGAAATGCCCCCACGAGACGCCGCCACGCGACACCACCACGAGACGCCACCACGAGACGCCCCCACGAGACGCCGCCACGAGACGCCGCCACGAGACGCCGCCACGAGACGCCGGTTCGAGACGTCGCCACGAGACGCCGCCACGAGACGCCGGTTCGAGACGCCGCCACGAGACGCCACCACGAGACGCTACCACGAGTCCGCCGCCACGAGACGCCGCCACGAGACGCCACCACGAGACGCCACCACGAGACGCCACCACGAAATGCCCCCACGAGACGCCGCCACGCGACACCACCACGAGACGCCACCACGAGACGCCCCCACGAGACGCCGCCACGAGACGCCGCCACGAGACGCCGCCACGAGACGCCGGTTCGAGACGTCGCCACGAGACGCCGCCACGAGACGCCGGTTCGAGACGCCGCCACGAGACGCCACCACGAGACGCTACCACGAGTCCGCCGCCACGAGACGCCGCCACGAGACGCCACCACGAGACGCCACCACGAGACGCCACCACGAAATGCCCCCACGAGACGCCGCCACGCGACACCACCACGAGACGCCACCACGAGACGCCCCCACGAGACGCCGCCACGAGACGCCGCCACGAGACGCCGCCACGAGACGCCGCCACGAGTCCGCCACCACGAGACGCCGCCACGAGTCCGCCGCCCCTTCCACGAGGCCAGAACGGTTGCCCAGCGCTGTGTCGAGGCCTTGTGTTGACTCGCTCTC ATTGTTGTAGAATACTCAGAGCAGCGTGGGCTTACACTGAAGGCAGGTTGCGgtccagggaaggaggaggcagccaACTAGGACACTGTGCAAGGTCCGCCATTATAACCATCCCAAGCCAAGAACCAGAGACCAAAATGG AAGGTCAGGCAGGAAGCTGGGATTTGCGGATGAGGAAATGGAAAGGTCAGATAGGATCTCCTGGTGAGTCTCCATTGAGAGAAactcagaagaaagagaaaaagaaagagaacggccaagaaagatgggaaaagacacag